One Limisphaerales bacterium DNA window includes the following coding sequences:
- a CDS encoding SIS domain-containing protein, which translates to MKEWISDYIAAERKALDTIPVDQVAAAIETVKEALKNDGQIFVFGNGGSASNCSHFATDLGKGSSDAVGKRFKVFSLNDNVSWMTAIGNDYRYDDIYRRQLENYAEAGDVVLTMSVSGNSPNLIAACEWAKEKGLNIIALIGGKRGKLADLADNCIVIDETHYGRAEDCQMGIAHMICYAFIENPEWAE; encoded by the coding sequence ATGAAGGAGTGGATTTCTGATTACATCGCCGCCGAGCGAAAGGCGCTCGACACCATCCCCGTGGACCAAGTGGCCGCCGCCATCGAGACAGTGAAGGAGGCGCTAAAAAATGACGGCCAGATTTTTGTGTTCGGCAACGGCGGCAGTGCATCGAACTGCTCGCACTTTGCCACCGACCTTGGCAAGGGCTCGTCGGATGCCGTAGGCAAACGGTTTAAAGTTTTTAGTCTTAATGACAACGTGAGTTGGATGACCGCCATTGGCAACGATTACAGATATGACGACATTTACCGCCGCCAACTCGAAAATTACGCCGAGGCAGGCGATGTGGTGCTGACGATGAGCGTGAGCGGCAACTCCCCCAATCTCATTGCCGCCTGCGAGTGGGCAAAGGAAAAGGGCCTGAATATCATCGCCCTCATCGGTGGCAAACGCGGCAAGCTTGCCGACCTCGCCGATAATTGCATCGTCATCGATGAAACTCACTACGGCCGCGCCGAGGATTGCCAAATGGGCATAGCCCATATGATTTGCTACGCTTTCATAGAAAACCCTGAGTGGGCGGAGTGA
- a CDS encoding threonine--tRNA ligase, whose amino-acid sequence MEGAKNEVQRKTLEERREMDGLSRIRHSCAHVLATAVLRIWPEAKLDIGPPTDEGFYYDFDLEHRFTPDDFEKIEAEMTKVVKENQPFEISEMTRDEAKAHYAKLEQPFKLERINDIPEDEQITFYRNGEFFDLCAGPHVPRTGNVKAFKLLRLAAAYYRGNEKNPQLQRIYGTAFKNKTQLNEWLEMREEAAKRDHRKIGREQGLFTLSPLVGQGLVLWMPKGGIVRSELQSFMQGELTQRGYNPVFTPHIGSIELYKKSGHFPYYKESQYPTITADENEEYLLKPMNCPHHIQIFAAQKHSYRELPIRLAEFGTVYRYEQSGELSGMTRVRGLTQDDAHLFCMQEQVEAEIRDTVDLTLKTLKTLGLDDFRVQVSLREPGSDKYTGDPAHWDAAEATLARVATDMNIPHDTVTGEAAFYGPKLDFMVKDCLGREWQLGTVQLDYNLPERFGLEYVGADNTAHQPVMIHRAPFGSFERFMGILIEHFAGNFPLWLAPEQVRVLPITEHQNEYAGQILDRLKNAGIRCGADFSGNKVGGKIRDAEMNKVHTMLILGKKEQETASVALRVHGQGDQGVKPIEAALTDIQAAISSRSL is encoded by the coding sequence ATGGAAGGTGCTAAAAATGAGGTGCAGCGGAAAACGCTGGAGGAGCGGCGGGAGATGGATGGGCTGTCGCGCATTCGGCATTCGTGTGCGCACGTGCTGGCTACGGCGGTACTGCGGATATGGCCGGAGGCAAAACTGGATATCGGGCCGCCAACGGATGAGGGGTTTTATTACGACTTCGATTTGGAACATCGCTTCACACCCGATGATTTTGAAAAAATCGAGGCGGAAATGACGAAGGTGGTAAAGGAAAATCAGCCCTTCGAGATATCCGAGATGACACGCGACGAAGCGAAGGCGCATTACGCGAAACTGGAGCAACCGTTCAAGCTGGAGCGGATCAATGACATTCCGGAGGACGAACAAATCACCTTTTATCGCAATGGCGAATTTTTTGATTTATGCGCCGGCCCACACGTGCCACGCACGGGAAATGTAAAAGCGTTTAAATTACTGCGACTGGCGGCGGCGTATTATCGTGGCAACGAAAAGAACCCGCAGTTGCAACGCATTTACGGCACGGCGTTTAAGAACAAAACGCAGCTCAACGAATGGCTTGAGATGCGGGAAGAAGCGGCCAAGCGCGACCACCGAAAAATTGGTCGCGAGCAGGGCTTGTTTACGCTGTCGCCGTTGGTGGGGCAAGGTTTAGTTTTGTGGATGCCCAAAGGCGGCATCGTGCGCTCGGAGTTACAAAGCTTTATGCAGGGCGAGTTAACGCAGCGCGGATACAATCCAGTGTTCACGCCGCACATTGGCAGCATTGAGCTTTACAAAAAATCAGGGCATTTCCCGTATTACAAAGAGAGCCAGTATCCGACGATCACAGCGGACGAAAATGAGGAGTATCTCCTCAAGCCAATGAACTGCCCGCATCACATCCAAATTTTTGCGGCGCAGAAACACAGCTATCGCGAGCTCCCCATTCGCCTGGCTGAATTTGGTACGGTGTACCGATACGAACAAAGCGGAGAACTGAGCGGCATGACGCGTGTGCGCGGGTTAACGCAAGATGACGCCCATCTTTTTTGTATGCAGGAACAGGTGGAAGCAGAGATTCGCGACACGGTCGATCTCACACTTAAAACGTTGAAGACCCTCGGCCTCGATGATTTCCGCGTGCAAGTGAGTCTGCGCGAACCGGGCAGCGACAAGTACACCGGCGACCCCGCCCACTGGGACGCCGCCGAAGCCACGCTCGCTCGCGTGGCGACGGACATGAATATCCCGCACGATACCGTGACAGGCGAAGCGGCGTTCTACGGACCGAAGCTCGATTTTATGGTGAAGGATTGCCTTGGCCGCGAATGGCAACTCGGCACGGTGCAGCTCGATTACAATTTGCCCGAGCGATTTGGTCTCGAATACGTTGGCGCGGACAACACCGCGCATCAACCCGTGATGATTCACCGCGCTCCCTTCGGCAGCTTCGAGCGCTTTATGGGCATTCTCATCGAGCACTTTGCCGGCAACTTTCCACTGTGGCTCGCGCCCGAGCAAGTGCGCGTGCTGCCGATTACCGAACACCAAAATGAGTACGCCGGGCAAATTCTCGACCGACTCAAAAATGCCGGCATCCGTTGCGGCGCAGATTTTTCCGGCAACAAAGTCGGCGGCAAAATCCGCGATGCCGAGATGAACAAAGTCCACACGATGCTTATCCTCGGCAAAAAAGAGCAGGAAACCGCCAGCGTCGCCCTCCGGGTCCACGGCCAAGGCGACCAGGGCGTGAAACCGATTGAAGCCGCATTAACGGACATTCAAGCTGCGATTTCCTCCAGAAGCCTGTAA
- the rpmB gene encoding 50S ribosomal protein L28, with protein MARVCKITGKRPHVGGTISRSGKAKKEGGIGRHVTKVNKRRFIPNIQRVKIITENGTVKYVRVAASAIKKGLITKAPKRNWKKPEEKA; from the coding sequence ATGGCTAGAGTTTGTAAAATCACCGGAAAACGCCCACACGTCGGCGGCACTATTTCCCGCAGCGGTAAGGCGAAAAAAGAAGGCGGCATTGGCCGTCACGTCACCAAGGTTAATAAGCGCCGGTTCATCCCCAACATTCAGCGCGTGAAAATCATCACTGAGAATGGCACGGTAAAATACGTCCGCGTGGCCGCCAGTGCTATCAAGAAAGGCCTCATCACCAAGGCGCCCAAGCGCAACTGGAAGAAGCCTGAAGAAAAGGCTTAA
- the smpB gene encoding SsrA-binding protein SmpB, which translates to MPAKKASMDIITNSKARRDYEITETLEAGLVLRGTEVKSLRAGKGQIREAFARVDNNGQLWLMNCHIDEYTHGNRHNHEPTASRRLLLHRREIDRLQGLTQAKGLSILPLKLYWKEGLVKVLLGIGQGKRKTDKRETIKKRESDRNLRRVMMHSVKGR; encoded by the coding sequence ATGCCTGCGAAAAAAGCCAGTATGGATATCATCACTAACTCCAAGGCGCGACGGGATTATGAAATCACCGAAACGCTCGAGGCGGGATTGGTGCTGCGGGGTACCGAGGTGAAATCACTTCGCGCCGGCAAGGGGCAAATTCGCGAAGCCTTCGCTCGAGTGGATAACAATGGCCAGCTTTGGCTGATGAATTGCCACATCGACGAATACACCCACGGCAACCGGCACAATCACGAGCCAACAGCTTCGCGCCGTCTTTTGCTGCACCGTCGGGAAATTGATCGTTTGCAGGGATTGACCCAAGCCAAAGGGCTGTCCATTTTGCCGCTTAAATTATACTGGAAAGAGGGGTTGGTAAAAGTCCTGCTTGGCATTGGCCAAGGTAAACGCAAGACCGACAAACGCGAAACCATCAAAAAACGCGAAAGCGATCGCAATCTTCGGCGAGTGATGATGCATTCGGTGAAGGGGCGTTAA
- a CDS encoding DNA-directed RNA polymerase subunit omega produces the protein MNTELCNEAVTLVGNPNILINLVSARVRQLNSGSSRPLIDAPMLGSADMALTELVEKKMEYSILDEEMASEVKKAKKRRK, from the coding sequence ATGAATACAGAACTTTGCAACGAAGCGGTGACTTTAGTGGGGAACCCGAACATCCTCATCAATCTTGTGTCCGCGCGCGTGCGCCAGCTCAACTCCGGCTCAAGCCGACCGTTGATTGATGCCCCGATGCTGGGCTCGGCGGATATGGCGCTGACGGAGTTGGTGGAGAAAAAAATGGAATACTCCATCCTCGATGAAGAGATGGCTTCTGAGGTCAAGAAAGCCAAGAAGCGTCGCAAATAA
- a CDS encoding polyprenyl synthetase family protein produces MPENRAFNLKNYARQRAKQVDRALGQHLPTARTKPATLHQAMRYSLFAGGKRIRPILTLAAAEACGGSVGDAMPLACAMECIHTYSLIHDDLPSMDNDDFRRGRPTSHKVYGEGIAVLAGDALLTQAFEIAGKARGWPRYSHAALIAEITHTAGSLQLIAGQVADLEGEGKKLSLPQLRYIHERKTSALLTCSVRLGGMSANCRPAQLKALSDFGYHIGLAFQVIDDILDCTQTTEQLGKTAGKDAATAKATYPAIVGLEKSKKIASQLTAKAFAALKPFNGKATALEAIAEYLLKRDT; encoded by the coding sequence GTGCCTGAAAACCGCGCTTTTAACCTCAAAAATTACGCCCGACAACGGGCTAAACAAGTCGACCGCGCACTCGGCCAACACCTCCCCACCGCCCGCACCAAGCCCGCCACGCTCCATCAGGCCATGCGATACAGCCTATTTGCCGGCGGCAAACGCATTCGCCCCATCCTGACCCTTGCTGCCGCCGAGGCATGCGGCGGGAGTGTCGGTGACGCGATGCCTCTGGCGTGTGCCATGGAATGCATCCACACTTACTCACTCATCCACGATGATTTGCCTTCGATGGACAACGACGATTTCCGCCGTGGGCGCCCCACCAGCCATAAGGTTTACGGCGAGGGCATTGCTGTGCTAGCGGGTGACGCGCTACTCACTCAGGCTTTTGAAATTGCTGGCAAAGCCCGTGGCTGGCCACGCTATTCTCACGCCGCTCTCATCGCGGAGATCACCCATACCGCCGGATCGCTCCAGCTCATTGCTGGGCAGGTCGCCGATCTAGAAGGCGAGGGCAAAAAACTCTCCCTCCCTCAGTTGCGCTACATCCACGAACGCAAAACCAGCGCACTGCTCACCTGCTCCGTCCGTCTCGGCGGAATGAGCGCCAACTGCCGCCCCGCCCAACTCAAGGCACTTTCGGATTTCGGGTACCATATCGGCCTTGCCTTCCAAGTCATCGACGACATTCTCGACTGCACCCAAACCACCGAGCAACTCGGCAAAACCGCCGGCAAAGACGCCGCCACCGCCAAGGCCACCTACCCCGCCATCGTGGGTCTGGAGAAATCCAAAAAAATCGCCAGCCAACTCACCGCCAAGGCCTTTGCCGCACTCAAGCCGTTCAATGGCAAAGCCACCGCATTGGAAGCCATTGCGGAATATCTGCTGAAGCGGGACACTTAA
- a CDS encoding adenylosuccinate lyase: protein MIPRYSQPEMRAIWTDENKLNLWLQIEMHASEALVKEGVVPKADFAKMRVGAEKCFANLPALVRRQKKLERTLNHDVIGFTTAVAEKINHKASRWLHFGLTSSDIVDTAFAAQMKQSTEILIADVKQVRKSIAKQARKHKFTVCIGRSHGIQAEPTTFGLKMALMYDEFGRALQRLERCKEVAAIGKLSGAVGTNAHLPPRIENYVCKKLGLKVAPLATQVVQRDNHAEFMSAIAVVGASIERWAVEFRHLQRTEVLEAEEPFTKGQKGSSAMPHKRNPITWERLSGLSRVLRGNALAAMENVALWHERDISHSSVERIIFPDSCTLLDYMFSLLQRMMDGLNVYPKNMQKNLGLSLGMWNSQTVLLALIRKGLTREAAYSLVQVAAMETWAVKHAGRDDASFLDQLMADPNVAKHFKTGELEKLCSVEFHQKHINARFKKLGL, encoded by the coding sequence ATGATACCGCGCTATTCACAGCCCGAAATGCGGGCAATTTGGACTGACGAAAACAAGCTTAACCTCTGGCTGCAGATCGAGATGCATGCCAGCGAAGCTCTTGTAAAAGAGGGAGTCGTGCCCAAAGCCGACTTCGCGAAGATGAGGGTGGGGGCAGAAAAATGTTTCGCCAATCTGCCGGCGCTTGTCCGGCGCCAAAAGAAACTCGAGCGCACGCTCAATCACGATGTCATTGGTTTCACCACCGCGGTGGCCGAAAAGATCAATCATAAGGCCAGTCGATGGCTGCATTTTGGGCTGACCTCCAGCGACATCGTCGACACCGCCTTCGCCGCGCAAATGAAGCAAAGCACAGAGATTCTCATTGCCGATGTGAAGCAAGTCCGCAAGTCCATTGCCAAACAGGCGCGCAAACATAAGTTTACTGTTTGCATTGGCCGGAGCCACGGCATTCAAGCTGAGCCCACCACGTTTGGGTTGAAGATGGCGTTGATGTACGATGAGTTTGGCCGCGCGCTGCAGCGACTAGAGCGCTGTAAAGAAGTGGCCGCCATCGGCAAACTCTCCGGTGCTGTGGGCACCAACGCACATTTGCCGCCGCGCATTGAAAATTATGTCTGCAAAAAACTCGGCCTCAAAGTTGCCCCGCTTGCCACACAAGTGGTGCAACGCGATAACCACGCTGAGTTTATGAGCGCCATCGCTGTAGTTGGCGCGAGCATCGAGCGTTGGGCGGTGGAGTTCCGCCATTTGCAGCGCACCGAAGTGTTGGAGGCTGAAGAGCCATTTACCAAAGGTCAAAAAGGCAGTAGTGCGATGCCGCATAAGCGCAACCCCATCACGTGGGAGCGTCTTAGCGGGCTTTCCCGCGTGTTGCGCGGCAATGCGTTGGCTGCGATGGAAAACGTGGCCCTCTGGCACGAACGCGATATTTCCCACAGCAGCGTGGAGCGGATCATCTTCCCCGATTCCTGCACGCTGCTTGATTATATGTTCTCGCTGCTCCAACGAATGATGGACGGCTTGAATGTGTACCCGAAAAATATGCAAAAAAATTTGGGCCTCAGCCTCGGCATGTGGAACAGCCAAACCGTCTTGCTCGCCCTCATCCGAAAAGGGCTCACCCGCGAGGCCGCGTATTCGTTGGTGCAAGTCGCTGCGATGGAAACGTGGGCGGTAAAACATGCCGGTCGCGATGACGCCAGTTTCCTTGATCAATTGATGGCCGACCCCAACGTGGCCAAACATTTCAAAACCGGCGAGCTGGAAAAATTGTGTTCGGTGGAATTCCACCAAAAACACATTAACGCGCGCTTCAAAAAACTGGGGCTTTAA
- a CDS encoding rhomboid family intramembrane serine protease, with the protein MLDDRPYMREPDWQPETTRDGTPMWGWLIIANVLCFILQFTVEGFYSNLALVPELLKQGHVYQLFTFQFLHGDLFHIIINCLMIWMIGKPIEEALGKNRMLLMYLLSGIIGGLVQCGLAWGEINPASGVVGASAGVFGLIAAFAVLQWNREMTILLMFIIPVRIRAKYLLIALAVIGVLGVLTQRKILGGQGPLVAHGAHLGGLLGGVLFILAFVQGGTLAGAEPWWQRLRERWQERKVVTIDGGARAYPRRTSKRKVQKVEFVEEDIDSILDKISAKGMDSLTDKERDALAKAAKRQP; encoded by the coding sequence ATGCTTGATGACCGGCCATATATGCGCGAACCGGATTGGCAACCGGAAACCACGCGCGATGGAACCCCCATGTGGGGATGGCTCATCATTGCCAACGTGCTCTGCTTCATTTTGCAGTTTACGGTAGAAGGGTTTTATTCAAACTTGGCTTTGGTTCCGGAGTTGCTGAAACAGGGCCACGTTTACCAATTGTTCACGTTTCAGTTTTTGCATGGCGATCTATTTCACATCATCATCAACTGTCTGATGATTTGGATGATTGGCAAACCTATCGAAGAAGCATTAGGAAAAAACCGCATGCTCTTGATGTATCTCCTTTCGGGCATTATTGGGGGCTTGGTGCAATGCGGTTTGGCTTGGGGCGAAATCAATCCCGCCAGCGGTGTGGTGGGTGCGTCCGCGGGCGTCTTCGGGTTGATCGCGGCTTTTGCGGTTTTGCAGTGGAATCGTGAGATGACTATTCTTTTGATGTTCATCATCCCCGTGCGCATTCGTGCAAAATATCTGCTCATCGCATTGGCGGTGATCGGTGTGTTGGGTGTCCTGACGCAACGGAAAATTCTGGGCGGCCAAGGCCCGCTCGTGGCGCATGGGGCGCACTTGGGCGGACTGCTTGGGGGTGTGCTTTTCATTTTGGCATTTGTTCAGGGTGGTACTTTGGCTGGGGCGGAGCCGTGGTGGCAACGGTTACGCGAACGCTGGCAGGAACGCAAAGTGGTGACCATTGACGGCGGCGCACGGGCTTACCCACGTCGTACTTCCAAACGCAAGGTGCAAAAAGTTGAATTTGTTGAGGAAGATATCGACTCCATTCTTGACAAGATTTCTGCAAAGGGAATGGACAGCCTCACCGACAAGGAGCGGGATGCACTTGCCAAAGCCGCAAAAAGGCAACCGTGA
- a CDS encoding M3 family oligoendopeptidase: protein MELLPFGILAPYKPRAFVPTDLKLDSWNTIEPFFDQLAERIGSCESAADLEAWILEVSELSAILDEDGSRRYIAMTCHTSNEDAKKGYLDFVENIEPGMKEKFFQLSKLFVEHPQRCNLPETRYEVLDRDWASYVELFREENVPLETQETKLGQEYQEMMGALTVEFQGEEKTLVQMGVYLQENDRALRQEAWELVANKRLEVADACDEQFEKLMALRVQIAANAGFKDYREFKHLSKGRFDYQPDDCFKFHEAVETLVMPLYNQLLAERREQMQLDTLRPWDTGVDPLGRSPLKPFTEVDDMVARTKNIFNHVDDELAGGFQTMRDHKLLDLANRKGKAPGGYQSSLPEARLPFIFMNAVGLQRDVETLLHEAGHAFHTLAAQDEDIHHYQHAPLEFCEVASMSMELIGNEHLEEFYGEEEATRARREHLEGIITIFPWIATVDAFQHWIYTHPDHTREERDAQWMELRARFGGDIDWAGHEQSHLKLWHRQLHIFLIPFYYIEYGIAQLGALWVWKNSKGDRAKALADYKNALALGGSRPLPELFQAAGAPFSFDTDAFKPLIELVQTELAALK from the coding sequence ATGGAATTATTGCCGTTTGGAATACTCGCCCCTTACAAACCGCGCGCATTCGTGCCGACAGATCTCAAGCTTGATAGCTGGAATACCATCGAGCCGTTTTTTGATCAACTCGCCGAGCGCATTGGCAGTTGTGAATCGGCGGCTGATCTCGAGGCGTGGATTTTGGAAGTCAGCGAGTTGAGCGCGATCCTCGATGAAGATGGCTCACGTCGGTACATCGCGATGACGTGCCACACTTCCAATGAAGACGCCAAGAAGGGCTACCTCGATTTTGTGGAGAACATCGAGCCGGGAATGAAGGAGAAATTTTTTCAATTGTCCAAATTGTTTGTGGAACATCCGCAGCGTTGCAATTTGCCCGAGACTCGTTACGAAGTGCTCGACCGCGATTGGGCGTCGTACGTGGAATTGTTCCGCGAGGAAAATGTGCCGCTGGAAACGCAGGAAACCAAGCTCGGTCAGGAATATCAGGAAATGATGGGCGCGCTCACCGTCGAGTTTCAGGGCGAAGAAAAAACGCTGGTGCAGATGGGTGTGTACTTACAGGAAAACGATCGTGCGCTGCGCCAAGAAGCTTGGGAGTTAGTCGCCAACAAACGGCTCGAAGTGGCGGATGCCTGCGATGAGCAGTTTGAAAAATTGATGGCGCTGCGCGTGCAGATTGCCGCCAACGCGGGCTTCAAGGATTACCGCGAGTTCAAGCACCTTTCCAAAGGGCGCTTTGATTATCAGCCGGACGATTGCTTTAAGTTTCACGAAGCCGTAGAGACGTTGGTGATGCCGTTGTACAATCAACTGCTCGCCGAGCGCCGCGAGCAAATGCAACTTGATACACTGCGCCCGTGGGATACCGGCGTGGATCCGCTGGGCCGGTCGCCGCTGAAGCCATTCACTGAAGTGGACGATATGGTGGCGCGCACCAAAAATATTTTCAATCACGTCGACGACGAATTGGCCGGTGGCTTCCAAACGATGCGCGACCATAAGCTGCTGGATCTTGCCAACCGCAAAGGCAAGGCACCCGGTGGATACCAAAGCAGTCTCCCCGAGGCGCGTCTGCCATTTATTTTTATGAACGCTGTGGGCCTGCAGCGCGATGTGGAAACGCTCCTCCACGAGGCCGGCCACGCCTTCCACACGCTGGCGGCTCAGGATGAGGACATTCATCATTACCAGCACGCGCCGCTGGAATTTTGCGAGGTCGCTTCGATGAGCATGGAACTGATTGGCAACGAGCATCTCGAGGAATTTTACGGCGAAGAAGAAGCCACACGCGCGCGGCGCGAACACCTCGAGGGGATCATCACCATCTTCCCGTGGATCGCCACGGTCGATGCGTTTCAACATTGGATTTACACGCACCCCGATCACACGCGCGAAGAGCGCGACGCCCAATGGATGGAGCTGCGCGCCCGCTTCGGTGGCGACATTGACTGGGCCGGCCACGAGCAATCTCACCTCAAACTATGGCATCGGCAGCTCCACATTTTTCTCATTCCGTTTTATTACATCGAATACGGCATCGCCCAGCTCGGCGCGTTGTGGGTGTGGAAAAACAGCAAAGGCGACCGCGCCAAAGCCCTGGCTGATTATAAAAACGCCCTCGCACTGGGTGGCTCGCGGCCCTTGCCGGAACTCTTCCAAGCCGCCGGTGCTCCATTTAGTTTTGATACCGATGCCTTCAAGCCGCTGATAGAACTGGTGCAAACCGAGCTGGCTGCGTTAAAGTAA
- a CDS encoding DUF885 domain-containing protein: MKNSNETQNRFEGILDEYFEAALRENPVWANALGLRAGEGKLGRTGLAAARKGEVLRQKALSKLEDLAVQELSAEQHLDRLALRAMLLAECEDYDRGLHRLEPDAVDCVFGVLLHELQRGEDEPARAKRNVRSLLKEAPRYLAQSAKMIDRPERVWRKIMQQSVAGSGALFGAVKTFLGAKDASLIASAQRAVGRYHDAVMARPLAPRNSFALGADRLQRRVRDELGLDYTLGQVEAVALAEAERIGGLVKTACAKYGKGKSAKTIIEKARAEWNPGGELLEVYRAETNRVAKGFKAAKAVSFPKGDELQVRLVPEFMRHLYPTAAYSSPGPFEKRQRGIFWVNDLSLTKTNAADKLAEVQQHFGISLTSAHEAYPGHHLQFVTANTHARKWRPLFAHAVFYEGWTLWCEQMMTDLKIDKSPWTKIIQLHDALWRAHRILVDLRLQSGRYTYEQGVKHLQRHIGFTKARAEADVNWYTSSPAVPMSYWLGRLENARLHKRLVQGRGWSLKKFNDWLLSFGTLPQSWLEKYGLD; this comes from the coding sequence ATGAAAAATAGCAACGAAACACAAAATCGGTTTGAAGGCATTCTCGATGAATATTTTGAGGCTGCTCTGCGGGAGAATCCAGTTTGGGCCAATGCGCTCGGTTTGCGGGCAGGCGAAGGTAAATTGGGCAGAACCGGATTAGCAGCGGCAAGGAAGGGGGAGGTGTTGCGCCAAAAGGCGCTTTCTAAGCTGGAAGACTTGGCCGTGCAGGAATTGAGCGCGGAACAGCATTTAGATCGGCTCGCATTGCGGGCTATGTTGTTGGCCGAGTGCGAGGATTATGATCGCGGACTGCATCGCCTGGAGCCGGATGCGGTAGATTGTGTTTTTGGCGTGCTGCTGCATGAATTGCAGCGCGGTGAGGATGAGCCCGCGCGCGCGAAGCGAAATGTGCGCAGTTTGCTCAAGGAGGCTCCCCGTTATTTGGCGCAGTCGGCCAAAATGATTGATCGTCCCGAACGCGTCTGGCGCAAAATTATGCAGCAATCCGTTGCGGGATCGGGGGCATTGTTTGGGGCGGTGAAAACATTTTTGGGTGCAAAGGATGCCTCATTGATCGCCTCTGCTCAACGTGCCGTGGGGCGTTATCACGATGCGGTGATGGCGCGGCCGTTGGCACCGCGCAACTCATTCGCATTGGGCGCGGACCGTTTGCAACGACGAGTACGCGACGAATTGGGGCTTGATTACACGCTCGGTCAAGTGGAAGCGGTGGCCTTGGCAGAGGCGGAGCGGATTGGAGGGCTGGTGAAAACTGCTTGCGCAAAGTATGGCAAAGGCAAATCGGCGAAGACGATAATTGAAAAGGCGCGTGCGGAATGGAATCCGGGCGGCGAATTGCTGGAGGTGTATCGGGCGGAAACCAATCGCGTAGCGAAAGGCTTTAAGGCGGCAAAGGCGGTGAGTTTTCCGAAGGGCGACGAATTGCAAGTGCGATTGGTTCCGGAGTTTATGCGGCACTTATATCCGACGGCGGCCTATTCCTCGCCGGGGCCATTTGAGAAACGACAGCGCGGTATTTTTTGGGTGAACGATTTGAGCCTCACCAAAACCAACGCGGCGGATAAATTAGCTGAAGTGCAACAGCACTTTGGGATTTCGCTAACCTCCGCGCATGAGGCATATCCGGGGCATCATCTGCAATTCGTCACCGCCAATACTCACGCGCGCAAGTGGCGACCGCTGTTTGCGCACGCGGTGTTTTATGAGGGCTGGACGCTTTGGTGCGAACAAATGATGACCGATTTGAAAATTGATAAATCGCCGTGGACAAAAATTATCCAACTCCACGATGCCCTCTGGCGCGCGCATCGTATCCTCGTTGATTTGCGGCTGCAATCGGGCCGCTACACTTACGAGCAAGGCGTGAAACATTTACAACGGCATATCGGCTTCACAAAAGCCCGCGCCGAGGCGGATGTAAACTGGTACACCAGCTCGCCCGCTGTGCCGATGAGCTACTGGCTCGGTCGCCTGGAAAACGCACGTCTCCACAAGCGCTTAGTGCAGGGACGCGGTTGGAGCCTGAAAAAATTCAACGATTGGCTGCTCTCCTTCGGCACACTGCCGCAAAGTTGGCTGGAAAAATACGGGTTGGATTAA